One region of Chryseobacterium sp. SORGH_AS_0447 genomic DNA includes:
- a CDS encoding tyrosine-type recombinase/integrase: protein MVTDFKKSLSKNDLAENTITSYVWTVNHFLTQYGAVNKENLLAYKGFLIEHFKPQTVNLRLQAMNKYLEFIKKDRLKLKFVKVQQKNFLENVISDADYKFFKTKLKADGNIEWYFVVWFLTATGARVSELLQIKAEHVQIGHLDMYTKGGKIRRLYIPKNLRAEAIKWLETKSIKSGYIFLNRFGERITTRGISQQLKHFASKYGLNVNVVYPHSFRHRFAKNFLDRFNDIALLADLMGHESIETTRIYLRRTASEQQAIVDKIVNW from the coding sequence ATGGTAACAGACTTTAAAAAATCACTAAGTAAAAATGACTTGGCAGAAAACACAATTACGTCGTACGTATGGACGGTAAATCACTTTCTTACCCAATATGGGGCAGTAAACAAAGAAAACCTTTTGGCTTACAAAGGATTTCTAATCGAACATTTTAAACCACAAACAGTGAATCTGCGTTTGCAAGCAATGAACAAGTATTTAGAATTTATCAAAAAAGATAGGTTGAAGCTCAAATTTGTTAAGGTTCAACAGAAAAATTTTCTCGAAAACGTCATTAGTGATGCAGATTACAAGTTTTTCAAAACAAAGTTAAAAGCTGATGGAAACATTGAGTGGTATTTTGTTGTTTGGTTTTTAACTGCAACCGGAGCTCGGGTCAGTGAATTGTTGCAGATAAAAGCAGAACACGTTCAAATAGGACATCTTGATATGTACACAAAAGGAGGGAAAATCCGACGTTTATATATACCTAAAAATCTTCGTGCAGAAGCTATCAAATGGTTAGAAACAAAAAGTATAAAATCCGGATATATATTTCTCAATCGTTTTGGAGAAAGAATTACAACCCGTGGAATATCTCAACAGTTGAAACATTTTGCTTCAAAATATGGTTTGAATGTAAATGTAGTATATCCACATTCTTTTCGCCATCGATTTGCCAAAAACTTTTTAGATAGATTTAATGACATAGCACTGCTTGCTGACCTTATGGGACACGAAAGCATAGAAACGACCAGAATTTATCTTCGCCGTACCGCAAGTGAACAACAAGCCATTGTTGACAAAATTGTGAATTGGTAA
- a CDS encoding restriction endonuclease subunit S has protein sequence MAISHYQNLPQGWTECTLESIGSWSSGATPNRSNKMYYKNGTISWLKTGDLNDSYIDYIPEKITDLALKECSVRLNPKNSVLIAMYGATIGKIGILNIPAATNQACCTCMTYSGIYNKFLFYLLMAKKKILQMKAEGGAQPNISKEKITNFPILLPPSQEQIRIVQAIENLFQRLDNIAAEL, from the coding sequence TTGGCTATCTCACATTATCAGAACTTGCCTCAAGGATGGACAGAATGCACATTAGAAAGTATCGGCTCTTGGTCTTCTGGAGCAACTCCAAATCGCTCAAATAAAATGTATTATAAAAACGGAACGATTAGTTGGTTGAAAACTGGCGACCTAAATGATAGCTATATTGATTATATACCAGAGAAGATAACCGACTTAGCCCTTAAAGAATGCTCAGTTAGGTTAAATCCAAAAAATAGCGTATTGATTGCAATGTATGGCGCAACTATTGGGAAGATTGGTATTCTAAATATACCAGCTGCTACAAATCAAGCTTGTTGTACCTGCATGACATATTCAGGTATTTATAATAAATTTCTTTTTTATCTTTTGATGGCTAAGAAGAAAATTTTGCAAATGAAGGCAGAAGGCGGGGCACAACCCAATATTTCAAAGGAGAAAATTACTAATTTTCCTATTCTATTACCTCCAAGTCAAGAACAAATTCGAATAGTCCAAGCCATTGAAAACTTATTTCAACGATTAGATAACATAGCAGCAGAATTATAA
- a CDS encoding restriction endonuclease subunit S — MIVDGIVNDESHLSSYIQKTKSKILDLAIRGKLVPQDPNDEPASVLLERIKSEHPESKKKAKYTRDNSHYQNLPFEIPENWSWCKLVDICSIITDGTHQTPTYSDEGYIFLSSKNVTSGKIDWENVMYIPEFLHKQLYARLAPQKGDILLAKNGTTGFSAVVDCDYIFDIYVSLALLRTFQNKINPYYLRHIMSSLFVQEQFKANLKGIGVPNLHLENIRNTYVPICSLKEQNEIVSKIDQLFEVLDNIAAEL; from the coding sequence CTTATATACAAAAAACAAAATCCAAAATCCTCGACCTTGCCATTCGTGGCAAACTTGTTCCTCAGGATCCAAACGATGAGCCAGCTTCCGTACTGCTTGAACGCATAAAATCGGAGCATCCTGAAAGCAAAAAGAAGGCTAAATACACAAGGGATAACTCACATTATCAGAACTTGCCCTTTGAGATACCTGAAAATTGGAGTTGGTGCAAGTTAGTAGATATTTGTTCCATCATAACAGATGGGACACATCAAACACCAACGTATTCTGATGAAGGTTATATTTTTCTATCATCAAAAAATGTAACCTCAGGTAAAATTGATTGGGAAAATGTAATGTACATTCCAGAGTTTCTTCACAAACAATTATATGCACGATTGGCTCCTCAGAAAGGCGATATCCTACTTGCTAAAAATGGGACAACAGGTTTTTCAGCAGTTGTTGATTGTGATTATATTTTTGACATATATGTGAGTTTGGCATTACTTCGTACTTTCCAAAATAAAATCAACCCATACTATTTGCGACATATTATGTCATCTTTATTTGTTCAAGAACAATTCAAAGCAAACCTTAAAGGTATAGGTGTTCCAAATTTACATTTAGAAAATATTCGTAATACCTATGTTCCTATCTGTTCTTTAAAAGAACAGAATGAAATTGTTTCAAAGATTGATCAACTTTTTGAGGTACTAGATAACATAGCAGCAGAATTATAA